From one Culex quinquefasciatus strain JHB chromosome 3, VPISU_Cqui_1.0_pri_paternal, whole genome shotgun sequence genomic stretch:
- the LOC119768815 gene encoding uncharacterized protein LOC119768815 has product MASGNKKSMGTTPAQVGIIPEFCGETDDWIVYREILEEFFKANGVLDSNKVSVLISVIGADTYRVLRDLCHPDSPKDKTYEELCALLGKQFVPEIAIFRERAKFYRAEQGRREDVKSWYARLKKLSVDCKFGEHLEPLLLDKFIVGLIPGPIQDRLCEENEKLTLKDAVDLAANRESAIQDEVIAEDMGEMNLEDRRRGRRKHGHRHHHGHHRGPHGFGPGFPMGYGYHFGPRGHGPHHFGPPAHGPHGHHHHGPMGRHGPPGPPEFFRGFEGGMNRHGCPFKPRGREMKRWAKKWRKHGRRSGSSSSSSSSSSSESSSSSSDEEEENKKRKCRKEGGHRKGGHDHHHGGKFGHHKHGGPKGRRGEHGGRRCGGRKEAEEPIVTENTEPELIE; this is encoded by the coding sequence ATGGCTTCAGGTAACAAGAAGAGCATGGGGACGACCCCGGCCCAGGTTGGCATCATTCCGGAGTTTTGTGGGGAGACCGACGACTGGATCGTGTACCGGGAGATACTGGAGGAATTCTTCAAGGCGAATGGAGTGCTGGACAGCAACAAGGTTTCAGTGTTGATCAGCGTCATTGGAGCGGACACTTACCGGGTTCTGCGGGACCTGTGCCATCCGGATTCGCCGAAGGACAAGACGTACGAGGAGCTTTGCGCGCTGCTGGGAAAGCAGTTCGTTCCGGAGATTGCGATTTTCCGAGAGCGAGCCAAGTTCTATCGAGCGGAACAAGGTCGACGTGAGGATGTCAAGTCGTGGTACGCACGGTTGAAGAAGTTGTCGGTGGACTGCAAGTTTGGCGAGCATCTGGAACCGTTGCTGTTGGACAAATTTATTGTTGGTTTGATCCCTGGACCTATTCAAGATCGGTTGTGCGAGGAGAACGAGAAGCTGACCTTGAAGGATGCCGTTGATTTGGCTGCTAACCGGGAATCAGCCATTCAAGATGAAGTCATAGCTGAAGACATGGGTGAAATGAATCTCGAAGATCGCCGTCGTGGACGCAGGAAGCACGGGCATCGTCACCATCATGGACATCACCGTGGGCCGCACGGATTCGGACCAGGGTTCCCGATGGGTTACGGGTACCACTTTGGACCGCGCGGTCATGGACCGCATCACTTTGGTCCTCCGGCGCACGGCCCTCATGGACACCACCACCACGGACCAATGGGTCGCCATGGACCACCCGGCCCGCCGGAGTTTTTCCGCGGATTCGAAGGTGGTATGAATCGTCACGGATGTCCCTTCAAGCCGCGCGGACGTGAAATGAAGCGCTGGGCCAAGAAGTGGCGCAAACATGGCCGCAGATCGGGCAGCTCAagctcgtcctcgtcgtcgtcttcgtcggaATCGAGCAGCTCGAGCAgtgatgaggaggaggagaacaaGAAACGCAAGTGCCGCAAGGAGGGCGGACACCGCAAGGGAGGTCATGACCATCACCATGGAGGAAAGTTTGGACACCACAAGCACGGAGGACCGAAAGGGCGTCGTGGGGAGCACGGTGGAAGACGTTGCGGAGGACGGAAGGAAGCTGAGGAGCCGATTGTAACTGAAAACACCGAACCGGAGCTGATCGAGTGA